The sequence CCATCAGCCCGTCGAACGTGTCGCGCAGGGCCCAGGCGCGGTCCTCCACGTCCTTCAGGCCCTCGCAGCGCAGCAGGCCGTCGCGCAGCGCGCGCTGGACGCCGGGGCAGTCGTCGCGCTCGTCGATGAGCTGTTCGGCGGTGTGCGCGTAGAGCCGGTAGCAGCCCTCCACGTCGCCCCGGTTGTAGGCGGGCGCGCCCACGTTGATGGCCTGGCCCAGCAGCGCGGCCACGGACTCCACGGCGGGCGTCGCGCAGCCCTCCAGGAGGCCCACGGGGTGCTGGGGCACCTGGCGCACGCGGGTGGCGCGCTGCCGGGGCGCGTCCAGGGCGGACAGCGGGCGGAGCGGGCCGGACGTCTTGAGGAGCGGCGTGATGTAGCGCACCGGGATGACCAGCCCCAGCGCGCGGCCGTTGGCGAGCGCCGCGGTGGCCAGCCCCACCACCTGCCCCTTCGCGTCCAGCACCGGCGAGCCGGAGGCGTCCTCGGGCAGCGTGCGGGACAGCTCCAGGAGGGTGAGCCATTCCCCCAGCACCTGCACCGCGCGGACCTCCAGGGCGCGGGACTCCGGGGGGCGGTCCGCATGGGCCTGGAGCACCTGCACCGCTTCTCCCTCCCGGGGCAGCGTGGCCGGGCCCAGCGGGAGGGCGGGCAGCAGGTCCGGGACGGACAGGCACAGGACGGCCAGGTCGCGCCGCTCGTCCACGGCGGACACCTGCACCACCGGGGAGCGCAGGCCGTCCGGGAGCACGGCGGTGATGGCGCGCGCGCTGGCCACCGCGTGGAGGCTGGTGACGACGTGGCCCTCGGTGGAGACCACGAAGCCCGTGGCGGTGTGGCCGCCCAGGTCCAGCAACACCAGGGAGGCACTCGTGCGCCGCAAGGCCTCTTCGGCCCGCGCACGGCGTGCCCCGTCGTCGTCGGACATGGCCACCCCCGTTTGTGACATCCCGGCCGGAATTCCCATCGAGATACTTTCGAGGGGAATGGCCGCACCGCTTTGTATCAGCCCGCCCGCTCTGCACCCAACCCACCCGGGCGGGGCGATGTTGGCCGTCATGTTGTGATTGGCGCGCGAGTGTCCGGTCGTTAAACCTCCGGCCGGCATGCACAAGACCCACCTCGTCGGCGCCCGCACCCACAACCTCAAGGATTTGTCCGTCGACCTCTCCGAAGGAGAGTTCGTCTGCGTCACCGGCGTGTCCGGAGGCGGAAAATCGAGCCTCGCGCTGGACACGCTCTACGCGGAGGGCCAGCGGCGCTTCGTGGAGAGCTTCAGCCCGTACGCCCGGCAGTTCCTCGAGCGGCTGGAGCGGCCGCCCATGGACGCGCTGGAGCCGGTGGCCGCGGGCGTCGCGGTGGACCGGCGCGCGCCGGTGAAGAGCTCGCGCTCCACGGTGGCGACGCTGGCGGACGTGGAGCCGTACCTGTCCGCGCTCTTCACCCGTGAGGCCATGCCGGTGTGTCCGGACTGTGGCCTGGAGGCGGTACGCACCGACGCGCGCGTGGCCGCTCGGGCCGCGCTGCGCGAGCACCCGGACGCGACGGGCGTCTTCACGTACCCCGTGCGCATCCCGGACACGGCCGCGTTCCTCGACGCGAGGGCCCGGCTGCTGAAGGACGGCTACCACCGGCTGATGGTGCAGGGCGAGGTGAAGGAGCTGGAGACGCTCAAGCCGGGCGAGGCCACCGACCCCGCGGGCGTGGCGCAGGTGGTGGTGGACCGGGTGAAGCTGACGGACGCGAACCTGTCCCGCGTCACCCAGGCGCTGGAGGATGCGTGGGCGCGCGCGGACGGCGAGGCGCTGCTCTTCCTGCCGGAGGCCGCGCCGAAGCGGCTGCGCCGGGGCCTCGTGTGTCCGAAGTGCGCGCGGGAGTTCGAGCTCGCGAGGCCTGGCCTCTTCAGCTACCAGAGCCCGGTGGGCGCGTGCGCGCCGTGCCGGGGCTTCGGGCGCACCATCGGCATCGACTGGGGGAAGGTGATCCCCAACCCGACGCTGAGCCTGGCGCAGGGGGCCATCCGCCCCTGGTCCGGCCAGTCCACCAGCTGGGAGCGCGAGATGCTCCAGCGCTACTGCAAGCAGAAGGGCATCCCCTTCGACAAGCCGTGGGAGAAGCTCACCGCCGCTCAGCGCGAATCGGTGCTCCAGGGCGAGGGTGACTACGACGGCGGCCGCGTCTACCCGGGCGTGCGCGCGTGGTTCCGGTGGATGGAGGGGCGCACGTACAAGATGCACGTGCGCGTGCTGCTGGCGCGCTATCGCGCGTACACGCTCTGTCACGCCTGCGGTGGTGCGCGGCTCAACGAGCAGGCCCGCGCGTGGCGCGTGGGCGGGCTGGATCTGCCGGGCTGGCACGGCCTGGAGCTGACGGACGCGCTGGGCCGCCTGGACGCGCTGAAGACGCTGACGGGGCAGGGCGACCTGGCGCGGCGCGAGCTGTCCGCGCGCCTGCGCTACCTCCAGCGCGTGGGCCTTGGATACCTGACGCTGGACCGGCCCGCGCGCACGCTGTCCGGCGGCGAGGCGCAGCGTGTGTCGCTCACCGCGGCGCTGGGCACGTCGCTGACGGGCGCGCTCTTCGTGCTGGACGAGCCCACCGTGGGCCTGCACCCGGGGGACGTGCCGCCGCTGACGGAGGCCATCGCGGAGCTGGCGGACCGGGGCAACATCGCGCTGGTCATCGAGCATGATCCGCTGGTCATCCGCTCCGCGCACCGCGTGCTGGAGCTGGGCCCGGGCGCGGGACGCAATGGCGGCACGCTGTGCTTCGACGGCACCCCGGAGGCGCTGGCGAAGCGGCAGGACCTGCCCACGGGCCGCATGCTGTCCGGCGGCTCGGAGGCGCCGCGCACGCCACGCACCCGCACGGGGGAGATCGTCATCCGCGAGGCGCGCGAGCACAACCTCAAGGACGTGTCCGTGCGCGTGCCGCTGGGCGTGCTGTGCGCCATCACCGGCCCCAGCGGCTCCGGCAAGAGCACGCTGATGGACGAGGTGCTGTACCGGCACCTGGCGCGCGGCCTGGGTGAGAAGGACGTGGAGGCCCCCGGCGACGTGGCGGCGGTGGAGGGCGGGGCGCAGGTGGAGGCCATCACCTTCGTGGACCAGTCCCCGCTGGGGCGCACGTCGCGCGGCAACGCGGCCACGTACACCAAGGCTTGGGACCGGCTGCGCGAGCGCTTCGCGTCGGAGCCGGACGCGGAGGTGCGGGGCCTGACGTCCGCGCACTTCTCCTTCAACGTGGACAAGGGCCGCTGCGAGGCCTGCGCCGGTGAAGGCTATGAGACGGTGGAGATGCAGTTCCTCGCGGACGTGGCCCTCTTGTGCGCGGTGTGCCGGGGCCGGCGCTTCAAGGAGGAGGTGCTCGCCGTCCGCCACCAGGGCTTCAGCGTGGCGCAGGTGCTGGAGATGACGGTGGACGAGGTGCTCCAGCACTTCGGCGACGATTCCGCGTTGAAGCGCACGCTGGGGCCGGCGCAGCGGCTGGGCCTGGGCTACCTGCCCCTGGGCCAGCCCCTGTCCACGCTGTCCGGCGGCGAGGCGCAGCGGCTCAAGCTGGCGCGCGCGCTGGCGAGCGACGCGAAGGGCACGCTGTTCCTCATCGACGAGCCGAGCGCCGGCCTCCACGCGGAGGACGTGCGCCACGTGATGGCGTCGCTGCACGCGCTGGTGGACCGGGGCGCGAGCGTGCTCGTGGTGGACCACGACGTGTCGGTGATGAAGGGCTCGGACTGGATCATCGACCTGGGGCCCAAGGGCGGCCGCGACGGTGGCCGGCTGGTGGCGGAGGGCACGCCCGCGGACGTGGCGAAGGTGCAGGGCAGCGCCACCGCCGCCGCGCTCCGGGGCGAGGGCAAGCCGCTGGCGAAGGCGGTGAAGCTGCGCCGTCCGGGGAAGGAGGCGCCGCCCGCCATCGAGGTGGAGCACGCGCGCGAGCACAACCTCAAGGACGTGTCCTGCCGCATCCCCCTGGGGAAGATGACGGTGGTGACGGGCCCCAGCGGCTCCGGCAAGAGCTCGCTGGTGTTCGACGTCGTCTTCGCGGAAGGGCAGCGCCGCTTCCTGGAGACGCTGACGCCGTACGCCCGGCAGTTCCTGCCCACGCTGCCGCGCCCGGACGTGGAGCGCATCAGCAGCATCCCGCCCACCGTGGCGCTGGAGCAGCGCACGTCGCGCGCGGGGGCCACCAGCACCGTGGCCACCGTCACCGAGGTGGCCCACTACCTGCGCCTCATGTACGCGAAGATTGGCGAGCCGCACTGCCCGCACGATGACACGCCCATTGGCGCCACCACGCCCGCGGCGCTCTACGCGCAGGTGCTGGCGGCGAAGGGCGAAGGGCAGGTGCTGGCGCCCGCGGTGCGCGCTCGCAAGGGCACGTACCTGGACGTCTTCACCGCGGCGGCGCGCGCGGGCATCACGCAGGCCATCGTGGACGGGGAGCTGGCGTCCACGGACAACCCGCCGCGCCTGACGAAGACGAAGGAGCACGACATCGACCTCGTGATGTACGAGGGCAAGCTCGCGAAGCTGCCGCGCGAGGTGTTCGAGGCGTCGCTCAACTGGGGCAAGGGCGCCGTGAAGCTGCGCACGGGCAAGGCGGAGACGCTCCTGTCCAGTGAGCGCACGTGCCCGAAGTGCGGCACCGCCGTGCCGGAGCTGGACCCGCGCTGGTTCTCCTTCAACACGAAGCAGGGCCGCTGCGAGTCGTGCGAGGGCACCGGCGTGCAGGGCGGAGCCTCCGCGATGGCCGAGGGCGAGACGGCCCCGTGCCGCACCTGCGGCGGCACCCGCCTGTCCCCGGTGCCGCGCGCGGTGCGGCTGGAGGGCGCGCGCTACCACGAGGTGGTGCAGGCCTCGGTGACGTCCACGCTCGCGCGCGTGCGCACCTGGAAGCTCAAGGGCGACCGGGCGCTGCTGGGCGAGACGGCGCGGCAGGAGATGCTGCGCCGCCTGGAGTTCCTGGAGCGCGTGGGCCTGGGCTACCTGTCCCTGGACCGCAACGCCGCCACGCTGTCCGGCGGTGAGATGCAGCGGCTGCGGCTGTCCGCGCAGCTGGGCGCGGGGCTCACCGGCGCGATGTACGTGCTGGACGAGCCCACCATCGGCCTGCACCCGCGCGACACGCACCGGCTGCTCGACAACCTGCGCGCGCTGGTGGAGACGGGCTCCACGGTGCTGGTGGTGGAGCATGACTCGGACACCATCCGCGCCGCGGATCACCTGCTGGACCTGGGGCCCACGGGCGGCCGGGGCGGTGGCCACATCCTGGCGGAGGGCACGCCCGACGTGGTGCTGGAGTCGGACTCGCCCACCGCGCTGGCGCTCCGGGCCGCGCAGGTGCGGCCTCCTTCCGGGAGGGGCGAGCCGAAGGCGTGGGTGGAGCTGAAGGGCGCGCGCGCGAACAACCTCCAGCGCGTGGACCTGCGGCTGCCGGTGGGGCGGCTCAACGTCGTCTCCGGCGTGTCGGGCTCCGGCAAGAGCACGCTCATCCGGCAGGTGCTGTACCCGGCGCTGCGCGACAAGCTGGGGCTCGTGACGTCGAAGCCCGGCGCGTTCGATGCGCTCAAGGGCACGGAGTCCATCAAGCGGGTGCTGTCGGTGGATCAGTCGCCCATTGGCCGCACGCCGCGCTCGGTGCCGGCGACGTTCCTGGGCATCTGGGACGAACTGCGCCGCGTGTTCGCGGCCACGCCGGAAGCGAAGATCCGCGGCTTCGGGCCGGCGCGCTTCTCCTTCAACACGGCGGCCGGTGGCCGCTGCAAGGTGTGCGAAGGGCAGGGCGCCATCTCCCATGAGATGTCCTTCCTGCCGGACGTCGTCACGCCGTGCGAGGCCTGCAACGGGGCGCGCTTCGACGCCGCCACGCTGGAGGTGCGCTACCACGGGCTCACCGTGGGCGACGTGCTGCGCCTGTCCGCCGACGAGGCGAAGGACGTGTTCCGTTCGCTGCCCAAGGTCGCCGCTCCGCTGGAGTGCCTGGCGGACCTGGGCGTGGGCTACCTGCAACTGGGCCAGGGCTCCAACACGCTGTCCGGCGGCGAGGCGCAACGGCTCAAGCTGGCCGCGGAGCTGACGGCCACGTCCCGCCACGA is a genomic window of Corallococcus macrosporus containing:
- a CDS encoding S1 family peptidase, which encodes MSDDDGARRARAEEALRRTSASLVLLDLGGHTATGFVVSTEGHVVTSLHAVASARAITAVLPDGLRSPVVQVSAVDERRDLAVLCLSVPDLLPALPLGPATLPREGEAVQVLQAHADRPPESRALEVRAVQVLGEWLTLLELSRTLPEDASGSPVLDAKGQVVGLATAALANGRALGLVIPVRYITPLLKTSGPLRPLSALDAPRQRATRVRQVPQHPVGLLEGCATPAVESVAALLGQAINVGAPAYNRGDVEGCYRLYAHTAEQLIDERDDCPGVQRALRDGLLRCEGLKDVEDRAWALRDTFDGLMDVIGRWRQSRPAPLATPTKRPPPKTYLN
- the uvrA gene encoding excinuclease ABC subunit UvrA, producing MHKTHLVGARTHNLKDLSVDLSEGEFVCVTGVSGGGKSSLALDTLYAEGQRRFVESFSPYARQFLERLERPPMDALEPVAAGVAVDRRAPVKSSRSTVATLADVEPYLSALFTREAMPVCPDCGLEAVRTDARVAARAALREHPDATGVFTYPVRIPDTAAFLDARARLLKDGYHRLMVQGEVKELETLKPGEATDPAGVAQVVVDRVKLTDANLSRVTQALEDAWARADGEALLFLPEAAPKRLRRGLVCPKCAREFELARPGLFSYQSPVGACAPCRGFGRTIGIDWGKVIPNPTLSLAQGAIRPWSGQSTSWEREMLQRYCKQKGIPFDKPWEKLTAAQRESVLQGEGDYDGGRVYPGVRAWFRWMEGRTYKMHVRVLLARYRAYTLCHACGGARLNEQARAWRVGGLDLPGWHGLELTDALGRLDALKTLTGQGDLARRELSARLRYLQRVGLGYLTLDRPARTLSGGEAQRVSLTAALGTSLTGALFVLDEPTVGLHPGDVPPLTEAIAELADRGNIALVIEHDPLVIRSAHRVLELGPGAGRNGGTLCFDGTPEALAKRQDLPTGRMLSGGSEAPRTPRTRTGEIVIREAREHNLKDVSVRVPLGVLCAITGPSGSGKSTLMDEVLYRHLARGLGEKDVEAPGDVAAVEGGAQVEAITFVDQSPLGRTSRGNAATYTKAWDRLRERFASEPDAEVRGLTSAHFSFNVDKGRCEACAGEGYETVEMQFLADVALLCAVCRGRRFKEEVLAVRHQGFSVAQVLEMTVDEVLQHFGDDSALKRTLGPAQRLGLGYLPLGQPLSTLSGGEAQRLKLARALASDAKGTLFLIDEPSAGLHAEDVRHVMASLHALVDRGASVLVVDHDVSVMKGSDWIIDLGPKGGRDGGRLVAEGTPADVAKVQGSATAAALRGEGKPLAKAVKLRRPGKEAPPAIEVEHAREHNLKDVSCRIPLGKMTVVTGPSGSGKSSLVFDVVFAEGQRRFLETLTPYARQFLPTLPRPDVERISSIPPTVALEQRTSRAGATSTVATVTEVAHYLRLMYAKIGEPHCPHDDTPIGATTPAALYAQVLAAKGEGQVLAPAVRARKGTYLDVFTAAARAGITQAIVDGELASTDNPPRLTKTKEHDIDLVMYEGKLAKLPREVFEASLNWGKGAVKLRTGKAETLLSSERTCPKCGTAVPELDPRWFSFNTKQGRCESCEGTGVQGGASAMAEGETAPCRTCGGTRLSPVPRAVRLEGARYHEVVQASVTSTLARVRTWKLKGDRALLGETARQEMLRRLEFLERVGLGYLSLDRNAATLSGGEMQRLRLSAQLGAGLTGAMYVLDEPTIGLHPRDTHRLLDNLRALVETGSTVLVVEHDSDTIRAADHLLDLGPTGGRGGGHILAEGTPDVVLESDSPTALALRAAQVRPPSGRGEPKAWVELKGARANNLQRVDLRLPVGRLNVVSGVSGSGKSTLIRQVLYPALRDKLGLVTSKPGAFDALKGTESIKRVLSVDQSPIGRTPRSVPATFLGIWDELRRVFAATPEAKIRGFGPARFSFNTAAGGRCKVCEGQGAISHEMSFLPDVVTPCEACNGARFDAATLEVRYHGLTVGDVLRLSADEAKDVFRSLPKVAAPLECLADLGVGYLQLGQGSNTLSGGEAQRLKLAAELTATSRHEPTLYVLDEPTTGLHLGDVEKLITFLGRLVDRGDTLVVIEHHPSVIAAGDHVVELGPEGGEGGGRIVGEGTPREVAKLKTPTGRVLKTLFSTEEPRSTRRLTGTVKG